A single window of Methanobrevibacter wolinii SH DNA harbors:
- the pyrH gene encoding UMP kinase, with the protein MKIVVAIGGSILIQKYDAKMFKAYADILKSLSEDNEIFVVVGGGKPARDYISVVRDLGCGEAQSDAIGIEVTRINAQLLLSALGDSAYQKVPVNFKEALEYSAFGKIIVMGGTEPAHSTDAVSAILAEYVKADLLINLTSVDGMYDKDPNKFEDAQLIKEITASDMMEFIKGKDVKAGTYEFFDMTAIQMIKRSSLDTVIANGNNPENLVKIMNGEDIGTKIISN; encoded by the coding sequence ATGAAAATAGTAGTGGCAATTGGAGGATCTATTTTAATACAAAAATATGACGCTAAAATGTTTAAAGCTTATGCAGACATTTTAAAATCATTATCTGAGGATAATGAAATATTTGTTGTTGTAGGTGGAGGAAAACCTGCAAGAGATTATATTAGTGTTGTAAGAGATTTAGGTTGTGGTGAAGCTCAAAGTGATGCAATAGGTATTGAAGTTACTAGAATCAATGCACAATTATTATTATCTGCTTTAGGTGATAGTGCATATCAAAAAGTTCCAGTTAACTTTAAAGAAGCTTTAGAATATTCTGCATTTGGAAAAATTATTGTTATGGGTGGAACAGAACCTGCTCATAGTACTGATGCAGTAAGTGCAATTTTAGCTGAATATGTTAAAGCAGATTTACTTATTAATTTAACATCTGTTGATGGTATGTATGATAAAGATCCTAATAAATTTGAGGATGCACAATTAATTAAAGAAATTACAGCTTCTGATATGATGGAATTCATTAAAGGTAAAGATGTAAAAGCAGGTACTTATGAATTCTTTGATATGACTGCAATTCAAATGATTAAACGTTCTTCACTTGATACTGTTATTGCTAATGGTAACAATCCAGAAAATCTTGTTAAAATTATGAATGGTGAAGATATAGGAACTAAAATAATATCTAATTAG
- a CDS encoding MJ1255/VC2487 family glycosyltransferase, with protein sequence MKLSIIIPTYNEEEYLPKLLDSIKRQDYKDYEIIVADADSTDKTVNIARNFGCKIVKGGMPAVGRNNGAKIAKGDILLFLDSDLKLSKGYLKNCVSEFEEDNLGIAISQMMADSDRKYYQILHDFANKFMISVENIKPHGAGCYGIISRRSLHEKVGGFDETLDFGEDTDYIERIGDISNFKVLRTAKLYVSTRRLEEEGLLSLIKVYGKSTINDFRGKRTSAEELGYTFGHDSNLNVDENSSNGINSNSSKVDYTPSKLKFKSLNKPINKKSNYHNSVNKNKIKTQSKNRNIINLKTNDLRNSKSKKIKPSTIKTKKPIKISTKKVQYKNNNGIEFKSNKTQHNASENSFNSNMGLDEIFGKNEKDSNIKTLNNLESESNGTSISMKSQSNLESKSNRTSPSKSQSNLAKSKNSTNQESNTYLVKSNNNQLAIKKDKNKVIFYCVCGEGMGHAIRSAVILEHLVKEYDVYIFSGNRAYSYLNSKFDNVYEIGVFNTVYKDNVVNDVATFKQCMKENPSNIKKCYNTIFKLAKKYKPGLIISDFENYSNLVANYLNIPLISLDNIHMISETEIDYPPNHKIDMLKAKAVIKVYVQNAKIHILTSFFNPPIKKSSNSVIYPPILRDNIMALKPVKGDKILVYQTSDSNYKLMENLKKIDEEFIVYGFNKNGYDKNLTYREFNEDVFYDDLRTAKAVITNGGFTLISEAIYLKKPIYSMPALGNFEQILNGFYVDKLGYGEYHEDMKINNIKKFLLNLDKYQKNLDKVQNTDNTAIINELEKDIKKYYKT encoded by the coding sequence ATGAAATTAAGTATTATAATCCCAACATATAATGAAGAAGAGTATTTACCTAAACTTCTTGATAGTATTAAGAGGCAAGATTATAAAGATTATGAAATAATTGTTGCAGATGCAGATTCTACAGATAAAACGGTTAATATAGCACGTAATTTTGGATGTAAAATAGTTAAAGGTGGTATGCCTGCTGTAGGTAGGAATAATGGTGCTAAAATTGCTAAAGGTGATATTTTACTATTTTTAGATTCTGATTTAAAACTTTCAAAAGGATATCTTAAAAATTGTGTATCTGAATTTGAAGAGGATAATCTTGGAATTGCAATTAGTCAAATGATGGCAGATTCTGATAGAAAATATTATCAAATATTACATGATTTTGCAAATAAATTCATGATTTCTGTAGAAAATATTAAACCTCATGGAGCAGGATGTTATGGTATTATTTCTAGAAGAAGTCTCCATGAAAAAGTTGGTGGATTTGATGAAACATTAGATTTTGGTGAAGATACTGACTATATTGAAAGAATTGGAGATATCTCTAATTTTAAAGTATTAAGAACTGCAAAATTATATGTTTCAACTAGGAGACTTGAAGAAGAAGGTTTACTTTCTCTTATAAAGGTTTATGGTAAAAGTACAATTAATGATTTTAGAGGTAAAAGAACATCTGCAGAAGAGTTAGGTTATACTTTTGGTCATGATTCTAATTTAAATGTAGATGAGAATTCTTCAAATGGTATTAATTCTAATTCATCTAAAGTTGATTATACTCCATCTAAACTTAAATTTAAGTCTTTAAATAAACCAATTAATAAAAAATCTAATTATCATAATTCTGTTAATAAAAATAAAATTAAAACACAAAGTAAAAATAGAAATATTATTAATTTAAAAACTAATGATTTAAGAAATTCTAAATCTAAAAAAATTAAACCAAGTACAATTAAAACTAAAAAACCAATTAAAATTTCAACAAAAAAAGTTCAATATAAAAACAACAATGGAATAGAATTTAAATCAAATAAAACTCAGCATAATGCTAGTGAAAATAGTTTTAACTCTAATATGGGTTTAGATGAGATATTTGGTAAAAATGAAAAAGATTCTAATATTAAAACTTTAAATAATTTAGAATCTGAATCTAATGGAACTTCTATTAGTATGAAGTCTCAGAGTAATTTAGAATCTAAATCTAATAGAACTTCTCCTAGTAAGTCCCAGAGTAATTTAGCTAAATCTAAAAATTCTACTAATCAAGAATCTAATACTTACTTAGTTAAATCTAATAATAATCAATTAGCTATTAAAAAAGATAAGAATAAAGTCATTTTTTATTGTGTATGTGGAGAAGGTATGGGTCATGCAATAAGAAGTGCTGTAATTTTAGAACATCTTGTTAAAGAATATGATGTATATATCTTTTCTGGAAATAGGGCATATTCTTATTTAAATAGTAAATTTGATAATGTTTATGAAATTGGTGTATTTAATACAGTTTATAAGGATAATGTTGTAAATGATGTTGCAACATTTAAACAATGTATGAAAGAAAACCCATCTAATATTAAAAAGTGTTATAATACAATATTTAAATTAGCAAAAAAATATAAGCCAGGTTTAATTATTTCTGACTTTGAAAATTATAGTAATCTTGTTGCTAATTATCTAAATATTCCTTTAATAAGTTTAGATAATATTCATATGATTAGTGAAACTGAAATTGATTATCCACCTAATCATAAAATTGATATGTTAAAAGCTAAAGCAGTAATTAAAGTCTATGTTCAAAATGCTAAAATACATATTCTTACAAGCTTTTTTAATCCACCTATTAAAAAATCTAGTAATTCCGTAATTTATCCTCCAATTTTAAGAGATAATATAATGGCTCTTAAACCAGTAAAAGGAGATAAAATTTTAGTTTATCAAACTAGTGATTCTAATTATAAACTTATGGAAAATCTTAAAAAGATTGATGAAGAATTTATTGTTTATGGTTTTAATAAAAATGGTTATGATAAAAATTTAACTTATAGGGAATTTAATGAAGATGTCTTTTATGATGATTTAAGAACTGCTAAAGCAGTTATTACAAATGGTGGTTTTACATTAATCAGTGAAGCTATTTATCTTAAAAAGCCAATTTATAGTATGCCTGCTTTAGGTAATTTTGAACAAATTCTTAATGGATTTTATGTTGATAAATTAGGTTATGGAGAGTATCATGAAGATATGAAAATTAATAATATTAAAAAATTCTTATTAAATCTTGATAAATATCAAAAAAATCTTGATAAGGTTCAAAATACTGATAATACTGCTATAATTAATGAATTAGAAAAAGATATTAAGAAATATTATAAAACATAG
- a CDS encoding transcription initiation factor IIB: protein MQHDVFDMDKITQCPECGSDKFIRDYVRSEVVCENCGFVIDENLLDMGPEWRAFDHEQRDKRTRVGAPTTYTIHDKGLSTMIDWRNKDIYGRDIPARNRAQWYRLRKWQRKIRISGATERNLAFALSELDRYSSRLGLPRSVREAASVIYRSAVENKLIRGRSIEGVVAASLYAACRQCKVPRTLDEIADVSTVTKKEVGRTYRFLARELHIKLPPTSPVDYVPRFASELGLSGEVQSKAIDIINQAMDKGLTSGRGPTGVAAAALYIASVLLGERKTQRDVAEIAGVTEVTIRNRYKELTEQLDMGVTL from the coding sequence ATGCAACATGATGTATTTGATATGGATAAGATAACTCAATGTCCAGAATGTGGTTCAGATAAATTTATAAGGGATTATGTAAGATCTGAGGTTGTTTGTGAAAATTGTGGTTTTGTTATAGATGAAAACCTTCTTGATATGGGTCCTGAATGGAGGGCTTTTGATCATGAACAAAGAGATAAACGTACTCGTGTAGGTGCTCCTACTACTTATACAATTCACGATAAAGGTCTTAGTACCATGATTGATTGGAGAAACAAAGATATTTATGGTAGAGATATTCCTGCTCGTAATCGTGCTCAATGGTATCGTTTAAGAAAATGGCAAAGAAAAATTAGAATTTCTGGAGCTACTGAAAGGAACCTTGCTTTTGCATTAAGTGAACTTGATAGATATTCTTCTAGACTTGGTCTTCCTAGAAGTGTTAGGGAAGCTGCTTCAGTTATTTATAGAAGTGCTGTTGAAAATAAACTTATTCGTGGTAGAAGTATTGAAGGTGTAGTTGCTGCTAGTTTATATGCTGCTTGTAGGCAATGTAAAGTTCCTCGTACTTTAGATGAAATTGCAGATGTTTCAACTGTAACTAAAAAAGAAGTTGGTAGGACTTACAGATTCTTAGCTCGTGAATTACATATCAAATTACCACCTACATCTCCAGTAGATTATGTACCTAGATTTGCTAGTGAATTAGGTTTATCTGGTGAAGTTCAATCTAAAGCTATTGATATTATTAATCAAGCAATGGATAAAGGTTTAACTTCTGGTAGAGGACCTACTGGTGTTGCTGCAGCTGCATTATATATTGCATCTGTTTTATTAGGTGAAAGGAAAACACAAAGAGATGTTGCAGAAATTGCTGGTGTAACTGAAGTTACTATTAGGAATAGGTATAAAGAGTTAACAGAACAATTAGATATGGGAGTAACTTTATAA
- a CDS encoding Gar1/Naf1 family protein translates to MKVLGNSLHIANSGKLIARGKQTPIAGALVFNSKKNKIGKVNTVFGPTKSPYISINLFRSTNRNQIINNYGEKLFVSTKRNKKRKSRR, encoded by the coding sequence ATGAAAGTTCTTGGTAACAGTTTGCATATTGCAAACTCTGGTAAATTAATTGCAAGAGGAAAACAAACTCCTATTGCTGGTGCTTTAGTTTTTAATAGTAAAAAGAATAAAATAGGCAAAGTTAATACTGTTTTTGGACCTACTAAAAGTCCATATATTTCTATTAATCTTTTTAGATCTACTAATAGAAATCAGATAATAAATAATTATGGAGAAAAACTATTTGTTTCAACTAAAAGGAATAAAAAGAGAAAATCACGCAGATAA
- the xerA gene encoding site-specific tyrosine recombinase/integron integrase has product MPRFSNMKNIINSNQVKVSPTSINLPQYDEEGNKISILDLFDFNEMCEDYVIDLEIRNYSQNTIKTYTNIIQNFISYLTMQDNLYDERVFLRSFKRYIQHLKRDKGVSQNYIYLVTITIKKFLEFNDIDFLYDIEFPKRTKALPKSLNEHEVELLIEAVDKDKENTKLQKFNKMRNKTIFTILYSSGLRISELLNLKYSDIDFETRTMRIRGKGDKDRIVLFDNNAKNVILEYNKLRDQSNPLLIYNKNGDKLSSRYVEILIKKYAKVAGIKKKVTPHILRHSFATHLLKHGVDIRIIQQLLGHASLSTTQIYTSVDMESVKNIYDEARSEEII; this is encoded by the coding sequence ATGCCTAGATTTTCAAATATGAAAAACATTATTAATTCAAATCAAGTCAAAGTATCTCCTACTTCTATTAATCTTCCTCAATATGATGAAGAAGGAAATAAAATTAGTATTTTAGATTTATTTGATTTTAATGAAATGTGTGAAGATTATGTTATAGATTTGGAAATTAGGAATTATTCACAAAATACTATTAAAACTTATACAAATATTATTCAAAATTTTATTTCTTATCTTACTATGCAAGATAATTTATATGATGAAAGGGTTTTTTTAAGATCATTTAAACGTTATATTCAACATCTTAAAAGAGATAAAGGTGTTTCACAAAATTATATTTATCTTGTAACAATAACTATTAAAAAATTCTTAGAATTTAATGATATTGATTTTTTATATGATATTGAATTTCCTAAACGAACTAAAGCTCTACCTAAATCTTTAAATGAACATGAGGTAGAACTTTTAATTGAAGCAGTAGATAAAGATAAAGAAAATACAAAATTGCAAAAATTTAATAAAATGAGGAATAAAACAATTTTTACAATATTATATTCATCAGGACTTCGTATAAGTGAATTATTAAATTTAAAATATTCTGATATTGATTTTGAAACACGTACTATGAGAATTAGAGGTAAAGGTGATAAAGATAGAATTGTTTTATTTGATAATAATGCAAAAAATGTTATTTTGGAGTATAATAAATTAAGAGATCAATCTAATCCATTATTGATATATAATAAAAATGGAGATAAATTATCTTCACGTTATGTTGAAATTTTAATTAAAAAATATGCTAAAGTTGCAGGTATTAAGAAAAAAGTTACTCCTCATATTTTAAGACATTCTTTTGCAACACATTTACTTAAACATGGTGTAGATATAAGAATAATTCAACAATTACTTGGTCATGCAAGCTTATCAACTACACAGATATATACAAGTGTAGATATGGAATCTGTTAAGAATATTTATGATGAAGCTAGATCTGAAGAAATTATTTGA
- a CDS encoding flavin reductase family protein, translating into MKKEVRYDKYVNPEPCTIVSCRDKDGRDNALAVGFIGNVSFDPKIIMIAIIDKRFSHHIIKEQKEFIVNIPTDEHIDLVRYLGTVSGYDVNKLENIEIIDGDIVNAPIIVDCPVNFECKVIDSIKPGTHEVFFGRVEKVHCDEEYIDELGFIKWKEMNVLHSLNSNIM; encoded by the coding sequence ATGAAAAAAGAAGTAAGATATGATAAATATGTAAATCCAGAACCATGTACTATTGTATCATGTAGAGATAAAGATGGACGAGACAATGCACTTGCAGTAGGATTTATAGGAAATGTAAGCTTTGATCCAAAAATTATAATGATTGCAATTATTGATAAAAGATTTTCACATCATATCATAAAAGAACAGAAAGAGTTTATAGTTAATATTCCTACTGACGAACATATAGACCTTGTAAGATATTTAGGTACTGTTTCAGGTTATGATGTTAATAAATTAGAAAATATTGAGATTATTGATGGAGATATTGTAAATGCACCAATAATTGTAGATTGTCCAGTTAACTTTGAATGTAAGGTAATTGATAGTATTAAACCTGGAACACATGAAGTATTCTTTGGACGTGTAGAAAAAGTTCATTGTGATGAAGAATATATTGATGAATTAGGATTTATAAAATGGAAAGAAATGAATGTTTTACATAGTTTAAATAGCAATATTATGTAA
- the dnaG gene encoding DNA primase DnaG produces the protein MSKGEELTTTKYLIYADINANGVVEKPDVVGAIFGQTEGLLSNDLDLRELQRTGRIGRIQVIIHSNGGRAKGEIVIPSSLDRIETAILAASLETINRVGPCEANIKVNKVEDVRAVKRQQVVNRAKEIYKGMMDSVTPASMQMIEEVREAMRVHEISEFGEERLPAGPSVHTSDAIIVVEGRNDVLNLLKYGIKNTVAVEGVNVPKSIADLTKKRTVTVFVDGDRGGELILKELLQVGDVDFVTRAPVGKEVEDLEKDEVITALRDKTPIEQFLATTSLISNSDVQNKKSSKKSRRNNNNHNNNHKNNYKYDNDYDYEDIVEQPDFVVEDDDEISLMKDMLKEIEGSGTGEILDNALNLMKEVSVEELYNEVQHVEDNAETIIFDGVVSQRLIDASYKKGIKNIVAFKTQNVVKKPHGLKVITLE, from the coding sequence ATGTCAAAAGGTGAAGAACTAACTACTACTAAATATCTCATTTATGCAGATATTAATGCTAATGGGGTTGTTGAAAAACCTGATGTTGTTGGTGCTATTTTTGGTCAAACTGAAGGTCTTTTAAGTAATGATTTAGATTTGAGAGAACTTCAAAGAACTGGAAGAATAGGCAGAATTCAGGTTATTATTCATTCTAATGGTGGTCGTGCTAAAGGTGAAATAGTAATTCCTTCTAGTTTAGATAGGATTGAAACAGCTATTTTAGCAGCATCACTTGAAACAATTAACCGTGTTGGACCTTGTGAAGCAAACATCAAAGTTAATAAAGTTGAGGATGTTCGTGCAGTTAAAAGGCAACAAGTTGTTAACCGTGCAAAAGAAATATATAAAGGTATGATGGATAGTGTTACTCCTGCAAGTATGCAAATGATTGAAGAAGTAAGGGAAGCTATGCGTGTTCATGAAATATCTGAATTTGGTGAGGAAAGACTCCCTGCTGGACCTAGTGTTCATACTTCAGATGCAATCATTGTTGTTGAAGGAAGAAATGATGTATTAAATCTTTTAAAATATGGTATTAAAAATACTGTTGCTGTAGAAGGAGTTAATGTTCCTAAATCTATTGCAGATTTAACTAAAAAAAGAACTGTTACAGTATTTGTAGATGGTGATCGTGGTGGAGAACTTATCTTAAAAGAACTTCTTCAAGTAGGGGATGTTGATTTTGTAACTCGTGCTCCTGTTGGAAAAGAAGTTGAAGATCTTGAAAAAGATGAAGTTATTACAGCTCTTAGAGATAAAACTCCTATTGAACAATTTTTAGCAACTACTAGTTTAATTTCTAATTCAGATGTTCAAAATAAAAAATCTTCTAAAAAATCTAGAAGAAATAATAATAACCATAACAATAATCATAAAAATAATTATAAATATGATAATGATTATGATTATGAGGATATTGTTGAGCAACCAGATTTTGTTGTTGAAGATGATGATGAAATCAGTTTAATGAAAGACATGTTAAAAGAAATTGAAGGTTCTGGCACTGGAGAAATCTTAGATAATGCATTAAACCTTATGAAAGAAGTAAGTGTTGAAGAACTTTATAATGAAGTACAACATGTTGAAGATAATGCAGAAACAATAATCTTTGATGGTGTTGTTTCACAAAGATTAATTGATGCATCTTATAAAAAAGGTATTAAAAATATTGTAGCTTTTAAAACTCAAAATGTTGTTAAAAAACCTCATGGTTTAAAAGTTATTACTTTAGAATAA
- a CDS encoding RraA family protein, translating into MAKVTPKTVLKMASRKSKNNKKTKLNDIDLTEDNFSIEDLYLKEDKSNIKAYTNLKALIDSVCTCQVSDAYNNISRRSGVIKGLKSVNKQRVYGRIVTCDTNSDDWGTGLLAMDEAKEGEILFLHSNGEPSAIWGELASTCAQEKGIAGCVVYGYLRDVDITRYMNFPLFALDLVPNAGIALGYGKVNPELIIDNQIIKPGDFLFGDESGVLIIPQEKFNQVILETLNIKVKESKILKLLKEGKSLSEIAGVKKE; encoded by the coding sequence TTGGCTAAAGTAACTCCAAAAACTGTTTTAAAAATGGCATCAAGAAAAAGTAAAAATAATAAAAAAACCAAATTAAATGATATCGATTTAACTGAAGATAATTTTTCTATTGAAGATTTATATCTTAAAGAAGATAAATCAAATATAAAAGCATACACAAACTTAAAAGCATTAATTGATTCAGTATGTACTTGTCAAGTATCAGATGCATATAATAATATTTCAAGAAGAAGTGGAGTAATTAAAGGATTAAAATCTGTTAATAAACAAAGAGTTTATGGTAGAATAGTAACTTGTGATACTAATTCTGATGATTGGGGAACTGGATTACTTGCTATGGATGAAGCTAAAGAAGGAGAAATATTATTCTTACATTCTAATGGTGAACCTTCTGCAATTTGGGGAGAACTTGCTTCAACTTGTGCACAAGAAAAAGGAATTGCAGGATGTGTAGTATATGGGTATCTTAGAGATGTTGATATTACAAGATATATGAACTTCCCATTATTTGCATTAGATCTTGTACCTAATGCAGGAATAGCACTTGGATATGGTAAAGTTAATCCAGAATTAATAATTGATAATCAAATAATTAAACCAGGAGACTTTTTATTTGGTGATGAAAGTGGAGTACTTATTATTCCACAAGAAAAATTCAATCAAGTAATATTAGAAACACTTAATATTAAAGTTAAAGAATCAAAAATTCTTAAATTATTAAAAGAAGGTAAATCACTATCTGAAATTGCTGGTGTTAAAAAAGAATAA
- a CDS encoding DUF1284 domain-containing protein: MLKIRGHHLLCLQGFQGYGYNEDFVKNMTIIYDKIMNDEEYIKLISSIDDICKKCPNNKCDICINKDENSKIIKMDKIVLRKIQKEKNSNYYKASELFDLINNKLFTKKEDIKNTCLGCKWYDVCLWAKQIK; the protein is encoded by the coding sequence ATGTTAAAAATACGTGGTCATCATTTATTATGTTTACAAGGTTTTCAAGGTTATGGATACAATGAAGATTTTGTAAAAAACATGACTATAATTTATGATAAAATTATGAATGATGAAGAATACATTAAGCTTATTTCAAGTATTGATGATATCTGTAAAAAATGTCCAAATAATAAGTGTGATATATGTATAAACAAAGACGAAAACAGTAAAATAATTAAGATGGATAAAATAGTTCTAAGAAAAATACAAAAAGAAAAAAACAGTAATTATTATAAAGCAAGTGAACTATTTGATTTAATTAATAATAAATTATTTACAAAAAAAGAAGACATTAAAAACACATGTCTTGGATGTAAATGGTATGATGTTTGTCTTTGGGCAAAACAAATAAAATAA
- a CDS encoding biotin transporter BioY produces the protein MNNNMDAYYQKRSDIYNHIKNANTYEKIVLSFLMACFTGIMAQIAIPLPFTPVPITLQTFAVLIAGLFLGKKYGLLSQIFYVGLGLVIPWYSGMVGGLSVLLGSNCGYFIGFLVCAYFVGYISENYPQSRNFTRMTGTLLIANFVAIYVPGLIGLYAAFLFGKGVSLSLIQVLAMGLIPFIAGDILKVLAGSAISKTLLPKNE, from the coding sequence ATGAATAATAACATGGATGCTTATTATCAAAAAAGAAGTGATATATACAATCATATTAAAAATGCAAACACTTATGAAAAAATTGTACTTTCATTTCTTATGGCATGTTTCACAGGTATTATGGCACAAATAGCAATTCCATTACCATTCACTCCAGTTCCAATTACATTACAAACTTTTGCAGTATTAATTGCAGGTTTATTCCTTGGAAAAAAATATGGATTATTATCTCAAATATTTTATGTTGGACTTGGACTTGTTATTCCATGGTACAGTGGAATGGTTGGAGGACTTTCAGTATTACTTGGTTCTAACTGCGGATACTTTATAGGATTCTTAGTATGTGCATACTTTGTTGGATACATTTCAGAAAATTATCCTCAATCTAGAAATTTCACAAGAATGACTGGAACATTACTTATTGCTAACTTTGTTGCAATTTATGTCCCAGGTTTAATTGGATTATATGCTGCATTTTTATTTGGTAAAGGTGTATCTTTAAGTTTAATCCAAGTTCTTGCAATGGGTCTTATTCCATTTATTGCTGGAGATATATTAAAAGTTTTAGCAGGATCTGCTATTTCAAAAACATTATTACCAAAAAATGAGTAA
- a CDS encoding sulfate/molybdate ABC transporter ATP-binding protein gives MSSKLLKVNIQKKLKEFDLEVDFQLSKGCLGILGPSGCGKSMTLKSIAGIINPDGGLVSLTTDENTIYYDSNKKINLKPQDRNVGYLFQNYALFPNMSVEENIAAGLSKKHDKNIVPDMIKRFHLGGLEKRYPKQLSGGQQQRVALARIMAYSPDVILLDEPFSAMDTVLKEKLRIELINLLNDFDGLSILVTHNRDEAFQFCDELLVLDKGKVIAKGPTHEIFENPRKVQVAKLTGIKNISKIEAIDDYHLKALDWNVKFEVSKKISPNITHIGIRAHDFHPSEKNDVNVVETSNSNILERPFEWDVTLANGIWWKVDKLIYEHQCDIPKYLKVNPKNIVLLEEN, from the coding sequence ATGAGTAGTAAATTGTTAAAAGTAAATATCCAAAAAAAGCTTAAAGAATTTGATTTGGAAGTTGATTTTCAATTAAGTAAAGGTTGTTTGGGTATTCTTGGACCTTCTGGTTGTGGTAAAAGTATGACATTAAAGTCTATTGCAGGAATTATAAATCCTGATGGAGGTCTTGTAAGTTTAACTACTGATGAAAATACTATTTATTATGATTCAAATAAGAAAATTAATTTAAAACCTCAAGATAGGAATGTAGGTTACTTATTCCAGAACTATGCTTTATTTCCTAATATGTCTGTTGAAGAAAATATTGCTGCAGGTTTATCTAAAAAACATGATAAAAATATTGTACCTGATATGATTAAACGTTTTCATTTAGGAGGGTTAGAAAAAAGATATCCTAAACAGTTGTCTGGAGGTCAACAACAAAGAGTAGCTTTAGCTCGTATTATGGCTTATAGTCCTGATGTTATATTATTGGATGAACCTTTTAGTGCTATGGACACTGTTTTAAAAGAAAAATTACGTATTGAACTAATTAATTTACTAAATGATTTTGATGGTTTATCAATTTTAGTTACTCATAATCGTGATGAAGCATTTCAATTTTGTGATGAACTTTTAGTATTAGATAAAGGTAAAGTTATTGCAAAAGGACCTACTCATGAAATATTTGAAAATCCAAGGAAAGTTCAAGTTGCTAAACTTACAGGAATTAAGAATATTTCTAAAATTGAAGCTATTGATGATTATCATCTTAAAGCTTTAGATTGGAATGTTAAATTTGAAGTATCTAAAAAGATTTCTCCTAATATTACTCATATTGGAATAAGAGCACATGATTTCCATCCTTCTGAAAAAAATGATGTTAATGTAGTTGAAACTTCAAATTCAAATATCTTAGAAAGACCTTTTGAATGGGATGTAACATTAGCAAATGGTATATGGTGGAAAGTTGATAAATTGATTTATGAACACCAATGTGATATTCCTAAATATTTAAAAGTAAATCCTAAGAATATTGTTTTATTAGAAGAGAATTAA
- a CDS encoding ABC transporter permease subunit — protein MTNRITSYCCRVLFIVYFGVRGPIGSFLINYFAVKIAFSWPATVIAAVVMSFPLMYRSARGAYEQVDSNLIDAGRTLGMSEWKIFWKILFANALPGIISGGILAYARGLGEFGATAMLAGNIAGQTRTLPMAVYSEVAAGNMMDASNYVIFIVIIAFIAIFIMDYVTIRREKQWR, from the coding sequence ATTACCAATCGTATTACCTCCTACTGTTGTAGGGTTCTTTTTATTGTATATTTTGGAGTTAGAGGACCTATTGGTAGCTTTTTAATAAATTATTTTGCAGTAAAAATTGCTTTTTCATGGCCTGCAACTGTTATTGCTGCAGTAGTTATGTCATTTCCTTTAATGTATCGTTCTGCTAGAGGTGCATATGAACAAGTGGATTCTAATCTAATTGATGCTGGTCGTACATTAGGTATGTCTGAATGGAAAATCTTTTGGAAGATTTTATTTGCAAATGCATTACCTGGAATTATTAGTGGTGGAATTCTTGCTTATGCTCGTGGTTTAGGTGAGTTTGGTGCTACTGCAATGCTTGCAGGTAATATTGCAGGACAAACTAGAACTCTCCCTATGGCTGTTTACTCTGAAGTAGCTGCAGGGAATATGATGGATGCTAGTAATTATGTAATATTCATTGTTATAATTGCATTTATAGCTATTTTCATTATGGACTATGTTACTATACGTAGAGAAAAACAATGGAGATAA